One window from the genome of Paenibacillus azoreducens encodes:
- a CDS encoding carbohydrate ABC transporter permease, with protein sequence MKSGGLNPFFKIIFYAILIIWGLSVLYPLLWTLLDALKNNDQFFRKMPWSLPDLPLLWSNFSYVWSEFSFDKYFMNSVVVTVGSTLLGLFLAASTAYVLARYPFKGSNVLYLIYIASMMIPFSLALIPLFFLLNSMNLTNSSLGLILVYASTLIAFGIFVLVGFFKSLPKELEEAAAIDGASYFGIFFRVMLPLSQPGLITVGIVNVLNIWNEYIIGTILVNDPDHYTLPVGIAMMQAQMQYRTEWGPLFAGLLITMVPVLVVYMFFQRQIANGITAGAIK encoded by the coding sequence ATGAAATCAGGCGGTTTAAATCCATTTTTCAAAATCATATTCTACGCCATACTGATCATCTGGGGGTTGTCCGTGCTTTATCCGCTCCTGTGGACACTGCTTGATGCACTCAAAAACAATGATCAGTTTTTCCGTAAAATGCCTTGGTCCCTTCCGGATCTTCCACTGCTGTGGAGCAACTTTTCTTATGTATGGAGCGAATTCAGCTTCGATAAATATTTTATGAATTCCGTTGTAGTTACGGTCGGCTCGACGCTGCTGGGATTGTTTTTGGCCGCTTCGACGGCGTACGTGCTCGCAAGATATCCGTTTAAAGGCAGCAACGTGCTTTATCTCATCTATATCGCGTCCATGATGATTCCCTTTAGCCTGGCGCTGATTCCGCTGTTTTTCCTGCTGAACTCCATGAATCTGACGAACTCGTCACTGGGTCTGATTCTGGTGTATGCCTCTACGCTGATCGCTTTCGGCATTTTCGTCCTAGTCGGCTTTTTCAAAAGCCTGCCCAAAGAGCTTGAAGAAGCAGCTGCGATCGACGGCGCCTCGTATTTCGGCATCTTTTTCAGGGTGATGCTGCCTTTGTCCCAGCCTGGTCTGATTACGGTCGGCATCGTCAACGTCCTGAACATTTGGAACGAATATATCATCGGCACGATTCTGGTCAATGATCCGGACCACTATACGCTGCCTGTCGGGATCGCCATGATGCAGGCGCAAATGCAATACCGCACCGAATGGGGTCCGCTTTTCGCAGGGTTGTTAATTACCATGGTTCCAGTACTGGTCGTCTATATGTTCTTCCAGCGGCAAATTGCAAACGGAATTACGGCAGGAGCCATTAAATAA
- a CDS encoding cache domain-containing sensor histidine kinase produces the protein MLKKHASFLPFRPFKSIQSSIFFTFSCLILVTVMVISLNSYHLSVDAVETNSQSYVQEIIRQVNSNIQSYIDNMENISILAMTNKDVKYYISNNNFINKSDRMPYEKRISDLFQAILYSRKDISAIMVFGYNGFNVSDRRITLLNPHTKPEEQSWYKEAKSKGGQSVISPPHVQNIIQNEYRWVVSLSRELKSTDGIRGEGIFLVDLNLSIINDICSKINMGKKGYVFIVDQSGNIIYHPQQQLIYSNLRSEQISRAAAAKSGSSFTVDDDKGKRIYSVQDTNFGWKIVGVAYTDDLIAGEGTIRNSIVLYAIIGVLFSLLLSLFLSYRVSKPLRILQRDMKKVERGNFDVRTNIEPINEIGQLGRAFNLMLAQIKNLMEEIIENQESKRKSELMLLQSQINPHFLYNTLDSIIWMGEQKKHEEVVLMTSALAKLFRASITKDKELVPIRVEVEHITNYLLIQKMRYGEQLEYEIDVSEGILHYNTLKILLQPFVENAIYHGIRNKPEPGKITIRGREQEEVIIFEVEDDGMGMTPGQLEEIWTVHDSKKQKTKSTSGIGIGNVNERVKLFFGGTYGIQIRSEPEEGTTVTITIPKIKE, from the coding sequence ATGTTAAAAAAACATGCCTCATTTCTTCCCTTTCGGCCGTTCAAAAGCATACAATCAAGCATCTTTTTTACCTTTTCCTGCCTTATCCTGGTTACGGTCATGGTCATCAGCCTGAACAGCTACCATCTGTCGGTCGATGCGGTTGAAACCAACTCCCAGAGCTATGTTCAGGAAATTATCAGGCAGGTCAACTCCAATATCCAATCCTACATCGACAACATGGAAAACATCAGCATACTGGCGATGACGAACAAGGACGTCAAATATTATATCTCCAACAACAACTTTATCAACAAGAGCGACCGGATGCCCTATGAAAAGCGGATTTCGGATCTATTCCAGGCCATACTTTACTCGCGCAAAGACATCTCGGCGATCATGGTTTTCGGATATAACGGATTTAATGTCTCCGACCGGAGAATTACGCTTCTGAATCCGCATACCAAACCGGAAGAACAGTCCTGGTACAAGGAGGCCAAAAGCAAAGGCGGCCAATCGGTCATCTCGCCTCCGCATGTCCAGAACATCATCCAAAACGAATACCGCTGGGTCGTATCGCTAAGCCGCGAACTGAAAAGCACGGACGGCATCCGCGGCGAAGGCATTTTCCTGGTCGATTTGAACCTGAGCATCATCAACGATATCTGCAGCAAAATCAATATGGGTAAAAAAGGATACGTCTTTATCGTCGATCAATCGGGGAACATCATATACCATCCGCAGCAGCAGCTTATCTACAGCAATTTGCGTTCCGAGCAGATTTCCCGGGCGGCTGCGGCCAAAAGCGGCTCCTCCTTCACCGTCGATGATGACAAAGGCAAGCGCATTTATTCCGTTCAGGATACGAACTTCGGCTGGAAAATCGTCGGCGTGGCATATACTGACGATCTGATTGCAGGCGAAGGCACGATCCGCAATTCCATTGTGTTGTATGCCATTATCGGCGTTCTCTTCTCTCTGCTCCTGTCGCTGTTTCTGTCCTACCGCGTGTCGAAGCCGCTGCGGATTTTGCAGCGCGACATGAAGAAGGTTGAACGCGGCAATTTCGACGTCAGGACCAATATTGAACCGATTAACGAAATCGGCCAGCTTGGACGCGCCTTTAACCTGATGCTGGCGCAGATCAAAAATTTGATGGAGGAAATCATAGAGAACCAGGAAAGCAAAAGAAAAAGCGAGCTGATGCTGCTCCAATCCCAAATCAATCCCCATTTTCTGTACAATACGCTCGATTCCATCATCTGGATGGGCGAACAGAAAAAACACGAGGAAGTCGTGCTGATGACCTCCGCTCTGGCCAAACTTTTTCGCGCCAGCATCACCAAAGACAAGGAGCTTGTCCCGATCCGGGTTGAAGTGGAGCATATCACCAACTATTTGCTGATTCAGAAAATGAGGTACGGCGAGCAGCTCGAATATGAGATCGACGTTTCCGAAGGAATCCTGCATTACAATACGTTAAAGATCCTTCTGCAGCCTTTTGTGGAGAACGCCATTTACCATGGCATCCGCAATAAGCCGGAACCCGGCAAAATCACGATTCGCGGCCGCGAGCAGGAAGAAGTCATTATTTTTGAAGTCGAAGATGACGGAATGGGCATGACGCCCGGGCAGCTCGAAGAAATCTGGACGGTGCATGACAGCAAAAAGCAGAAAACGAAATCCACCAGCGGCATCGGAATCGGCAATGTCAACGAACGGGTGAAGCTGTTTTTTGGCGGCACATACGGCATCCAAATCCGGAGCGAGCCGGAGGAAGGTACGACCGTGACCATTACCATTCCCAAAATAAAGGAGTAG
- a CDS encoding substrate-binding domain-containing protein: protein MRIQRATLLMTIIFIASVVYIILYFKLFIPTPEQERSITVILKEHNIRSDFWQTVSAGAQAAAKEAGAGIAISGPLQETDIDTQVQLLEEVLDQKQQAVVIAPINDDRVIAELKKIQEARIPLVIIDTPVNLETPPTFVSNDHTAAGVQAGKVTLAQTGNKPKSVIISDFVTSGVSTEREKGVREALLPYSDSVYGTYFCSDSEERAYLIAKTIMRDHSDLNAIIALSESAALGAAQAIKDANKSGQIKLIGFDTSNNEIRLLEEETLNATVVQQPFNIGYLGVQTALDLLEGKKVKPVTYTNSIVVTKENMYSQENQKLLFPFIDK from the coding sequence ATGCGAATACAACGTGCCACTCTGCTCATGACCATCATTTTTATTGCATCGGTCGTTTATATCATTTTGTACTTTAAGCTGTTCATTCCCACTCCGGAACAGGAGCGCAGCATTACCGTCATCCTGAAGGAACATAATATCCGTTCGGATTTTTGGCAAACGGTCAGTGCCGGGGCCCAGGCAGCCGCAAAGGAAGCCGGTGCGGGGATCGCCATCAGCGGCCCGCTGCAGGAGACCGATATCGATACACAAGTCCAGCTGCTGGAAGAGGTGCTTGATCAAAAACAGCAAGCGGTCGTCATAGCTCCGATCAACGATGACCGCGTTATCGCGGAGCTGAAAAAAATACAGGAGGCCCGCATCCCCCTGGTCATTATCGATACGCCGGTTAATCTGGAAACTCCGCCGACGTTTGTCTCCAATGACCATACCGCCGCAGGGGTTCAAGCAGGCAAGGTTACGCTTGCGCAGACGGGGAACAAACCCAAATCGGTCATTATCAGCGATTTTGTCACGTCAGGCGTATCCACGGAGAGGGAAAAGGGCGTCCGTGAAGCCCTCCTCCCATATTCGGACAGCGTGTACGGCACTTATTTTTGCTCGGATTCCGAAGAGCGCGCCTACCTGATCGCCAAAACGATCATGAGGGATCATAGCGACTTGAACGCCATCATCGCGCTGAGCGAGTCGGCGGCACTGGGAGCGGCCCAAGCCATTAAAGACGCCAATAAAAGCGGGCAGATCAAGCTGATCGGCTTCGACACCTCCAACAACGAAATCCGTCTATTGGAAGAAGAAACGCTGAACGCGACCGTCGTGCAGCAGCCTTTCAACATCGGGTATTTGGGCGTGCAGACAGCGCTGGATTTGCTGGAAGGGAAAAAGGTAAAACCTGTCACCTATACCAATTCCATCGTCGTCACCAAAGAAAATATGTATTCCCAGGAAAACCAGAAACTGTTATTCCCGTTTATCGATAAATAA
- a CDS encoding response regulator, translated as MYNVFIVDDEAVVRDGLKRTINWQEHGFELVGDFANGREVLEAMEHTVPDVIISDISMPFMDGLELAAAVVRKYPYVKIIILTGFDEFEYAQQAIRLKVSDFILKPITAHEMRELLQKVKREMDEVTRQHEDLSRLYSQLKQSLPLLKERFLERLVVNGLKAPEIAERFQYFGLNPLAPLQLVMVVDIDDFGERQIRSDRGGDTEILRYAAFNVLEEIAGREGQLLFRTREERIVLLLAGEPEESALYEQAYRIAEEARYYIDKFLKFTVSIGVGQAVRNAEELPVSYANALSALDYRFLLGKNRVLSILDVEGRPAGGTQPRNDWDRQLASAVKTGSLQDVRQLIQKFVADLKVSMAPLDSSILHIQKVILSLVNATQELGLEDFRIQLTDVYKFKTLDEIGNWLEESAASVMTAIADNRNHYTLAQVRKAAEYIETHYSQEKISLQDICRHVLMSTSYFSLVFKQHTGETFVEYLTRVRMDKAKELLQHTALKLYEIAGKVGYGDPNYFSILFKKHAGMTPREYRERLAKEIQA; from the coding sequence GTGTATAACGTTTTTATCGTTGATGACGAAGCGGTTGTCCGTGACGGGCTGAAACGAACGATAAACTGGCAGGAGCATGGCTTTGAATTGGTTGGCGACTTTGCCAACGGCCGCGAGGTGCTTGAAGCGATGGAGCATACCGTGCCGGATGTGATCATTTCCGATATTTCCATGCCGTTTATGGACGGGCTGGAGCTGGCTGCAGCCGTGGTCCGGAAATATCCGTACGTTAAAATCATTATCCTTACAGGCTTTGATGAATTTGAATACGCGCAGCAGGCGATCCGGCTGAAAGTGTCCGACTTTATCTTGAAACCGATTACAGCCCATGAAATGCGGGAGCTGCTGCAGAAGGTCAAGCGCGAAATGGATGAGGTAACCCGGCAGCATGAGGATTTGAGCCGTCTGTACAGCCAGTTAAAGCAAAGCTTGCCGCTGCTGAAGGAGCGTTTTTTGGAGCGGCTGGTCGTAAACGGCCTCAAAGCTCCGGAGATTGCGGAACGATTCCAATATTTCGGACTGAATCCGCTTGCTCCGCTGCAGCTGGTCATGGTGGTGGATATCGATGATTTTGGAGAACGGCAAATCCGTTCCGATCGGGGCGGCGATACTGAAATTCTCCGCTACGCGGCCTTTAACGTGCTCGAGGAGATCGCCGGACGCGAAGGCCAACTGCTTTTTCGGACGCGGGAGGAACGCATCGTTTTGCTGCTTGCCGGCGAACCCGAAGAATCCGCGCTTTACGAGCAGGCGTACCGTATCGCCGAAGAGGCCCGTTATTACATCGATAAGTTTTTGAAATTTACGGTCAGCATCGGCGTCGGGCAGGCCGTAAGAAATGCGGAAGAGCTTCCGGTCTCGTACGCCAATGCGCTCTCCGCGCTTGATTACCGCTTTTTGCTCGGCAAGAACCGGGTGCTTAGCATCTTGGATGTCGAAGGCCGTCCCGCCGGCGGAACTCAGCCCAGGAACGATTGGGACAGACAGCTGGCTTCCGCGGTGAAAACAGGCTCTTTGCAAGATGTGCGCCAGTTGATCCAGAAATTTGTCGCTGATCTTAAAGTGAGCATGGCTCCGCTCGACTCCAGCATTCTCCATATCCAGAAGGTCATCCTCTCCCTGGTCAACGCTACGCAGGAGCTTGGTCTCGAAGATTTCAGGATTCAGCTGACCGATGTATACAAATTCAAGACTTTGGATGAAATCGGAAACTGGCTTGAAGAAAGCGCGGCTTCCGTTATGACGGCTATTGCCGATAACCGCAATCACTACACTTTGGCACAAGTCCGCAAGGCTGCCGAATATATCGAAACCCATTATTCGCAAGAAAAAATATCGCTGCAGGATATTTGCCGCCACGTGCTGATGAGCACAAGCTATTTCAGCCTGGTGTTCAAACAGCATACCGGCGAAACCTTCGTGGAATACCTGACCCGGGTGCGCATGGATAAAGCCAAGGAGCTGCTGCAGCATACCGCGCTGAAACTTTATGAAATCGCCGGAAAAGTCGGATATGGGGATCCCAACTACTTCAGCATTCTCTTCAAAAAACATGCCGGCATGACCCCGCGGGAGTATCGCGAACGGCTTGCCAAGGAGATTCAGGCCTGA
- a CDS encoding carbohydrate ABC transporter permease, which translates to MKLGTAKWQRNLFIATFILPTFLFFCLFTIYPVIQAMYYSLFDWSGSSDNKTFIGFDNFKEMFHDPIIWNAIGNDYFLVAGKIIGIMIIATFFAVALTRFGFKLSNFFRSIFFIPNVISVVVIGVLWNFIYNPQIGFLNSFLSLFTKDKVDITWLGFTSHTIWMLLPPAIWAGIGFYMILLIAAIQGIPDSYYEASSLEGAGQWAQFKHITLPLIWEQMKVSILNIMMTTLNGSFVIVMIMTNGGPDNSTQVMGSYLYQMAFTQYHFGYGAAIGVLILVASLITTLILQRLMRQETVEIS; encoded by the coding sequence ATGAAATTGGGTACAGCCAAGTGGCAGCGCAACCTGTTTATCGCAACCTTCATACTTCCCACATTTCTGTTTTTCTGCCTGTTCACGATTTATCCCGTGATTCAGGCGATGTATTATTCCCTGTTTGACTGGTCAGGCTCTTCGGACAATAAAACGTTTATCGGTTTCGACAATTTCAAGGAAATGTTCCACGATCCGATTATTTGGAACGCCATAGGCAACGACTATTTTCTGGTCGCCGGCAAAATTATCGGCATTATGATTATAGCTACCTTTTTTGCGGTCGCATTAACCCGATTCGGTTTCAAGTTATCGAATTTCTTCCGCTCCATCTTTTTTATTCCGAATGTTATTTCCGTTGTCGTCATTGGCGTGCTATGGAATTTCATCTATAATCCGCAAATCGGCTTTTTGAACTCCTTTCTGTCGCTATTTACGAAGGACAAGGTGGATATCACCTGGCTCGGCTTTACAAGCCATACGATTTGGATGCTCCTGCCTCCGGCGATTTGGGCGGGCATCGGCTTTTACATGATCCTTCTCATCGCGGCTATCCAGGGCATTCCGGATTCGTATTACGAGGCATCCAGCCTTGAGGGCGCAGGCCAATGGGCACAGTTTAAACATATCACGCTGCCGCTCATATGGGAGCAAATGAAGGTGTCGATCCTGAACATCATGATGACGACGCTCAACGGCTCCTTTGTCATCGTCATGATCATGACGAACGGCGGACCCGACAACTCGACCCAGGTTATGGGCTCCTACTTGTACCAAATGGCTTTCACCCAATACCATTTCGGTTACGGTGCGGCCATCGGCGTCCTGATTTTGGTCGCTTCGCTGATTACGACCCTCATTCTGCAGCGGTTAATGCGTCAGGAAACGGTTGAGATCAGTTGA
- a CDS encoding extracellular solute-binding protein: MNPRLLSGLAKLFLSLLLITPLLLSCSSSAQTRKTPQPKEEAPAVINFVASEYSSQTRPLLESLVQDFMLKNPDIVINLQVANWDILDIIYTTMISKNQPPDLLNTNVYTHFANNGLLNDMDEIISPELKAQFYPDLLKRSNWKGKQYGIPFVSSVRKLYYNKELFRDAGIASPPQTWSELKEDARKIKNTGKARGFGVDLTDNEIQAYLSYFFIGAGGGWIKDGKWTINSPENVEGLTFLKEMYMEGLTDSDPSVTTRDEKQRVLGDGKLGMMISGNYFAKVVPREFPGLEFDKGPIPVKDGVKPINFGVQDLLVSFKTDHTNKQALSKFLDYLYSSPVYEQIIQEEGFLPVTKLTGERLGSANEDMKADLAALRTASFYPIGQPEWQAVMDTARKLGEAVLHDRLSPKQALDDLQQFAETEQKRLLLLHKQ, from the coding sequence ATGAACCCCCGCCTGCTGTCCGGACTCGCAAAATTATTTTTGTCTTTACTGCTCATAACGCCGCTGCTCCTGTCCTGCTCGAGTTCGGCACAAACCAGGAAAACGCCGCAGCCGAAAGAGGAAGCGCCGGCGGTGATCAACTTTGTCGCCTCGGAGTACAGCTCGCAAACGAGACCGCTGCTTGAAAGTCTGGTTCAGGACTTTATGCTGAAAAATCCCGATATCGTCATTAACCTTCAAGTGGCCAACTGGGATATTCTCGATATCATTTACACCACCATGATCAGCAAAAACCAGCCGCCGGATCTTCTCAACACCAACGTGTATACGCATTTTGCCAACAACGGACTGCTCAATGACATGGACGAGATCATCTCGCCGGAACTGAAGGCCCAATTTTATCCGGACCTGCTAAAGCGAAGCAATTGGAAAGGAAAGCAATACGGCATTCCATTCGTGTCTTCGGTACGAAAGCTGTATTACAACAAAGAGCTGTTCCGTGATGCGGGGATCGCCTCCCCTCCCCAAACATGGTCTGAGCTAAAAGAAGATGCGCGCAAAATCAAAAATACCGGGAAAGCCCGCGGCTTTGGCGTCGATCTGACCGACAATGAAATCCAGGCCTATCTTTCTTATTTTTTCATCGGGGCAGGCGGCGGCTGGATCAAGGACGGAAAATGGACTATCAACTCGCCCGAAAATGTGGAAGGCCTGACCTTTTTGAAGGAGATGTATATGGAAGGTTTGACCGATTCCGACCCATCCGTAACGACGCGGGACGAGAAGCAGCGCGTGCTTGGGGACGGCAAGCTTGGAATGATGATCTCGGGCAACTATTTCGCCAAGGTCGTCCCGCGCGAATTTCCCGGGCTCGAATTCGATAAGGGGCCGATTCCCGTCAAGGACGGCGTCAAGCCTATTAATTTCGGAGTGCAGGATTTGCTCGTCTCTTTCAAAACCGACCATACGAACAAGCAGGCGTTGTCCAAATTTCTGGATTATCTGTACTCCAGCCCGGTCTACGAGCAAATCATCCAGGAGGAGGGATTCCTGCCCGTAACCAAGCTAACCGGAGAGCGGCTCGGTTCCGCCAATGAGGATATGAAAGCCGATTTGGCCGCGCTGCGGACAGCAAGCTTTTATCCGATCGGGCAGCCCGAATGGCAGGCCGTCATGGATACCGCCCGGAAATTGGGGGAGGCCGTGCTTCATGACCGTTTGTCGCCAAAGCAGGCGCTCGATGATCTGCAGCAATTTGCGGAAACAGAGCAGAAGCGGCTTCTCTTGCTTCATAAGCAATAA
- a CDS encoding LacI family DNA-binding transcriptional regulator — protein sequence MATIKDVAKHANVSTTVVSKTLNGYTDVSEETRKKVLKAVEELNYSPNMLAKNLKQKVTKSIALIFSNFEYSNGKDGVLFKMMTGIFEAASHYNYEVLLYTRSLSEQQDKSYWQFCKEHKVSGAVITGLKTTDPYFLEIVDSNFPCVVIDADITGMNTGSIMTENVEAAKCAVQYLIDHGHRHIGMVNGHNYAVVSKERQEGYRQALKENGIAYDPSLVVNADYTEESAYELAEGYLKAHPELTAIFFASDLMAIGFMSRCRELDVSIPEKLSIIGFDDIVLSSYTTPRLTTIHQDFQQMAFLAFEQVIRILEKKEAGSHQKISFQVVDRESVAMI from the coding sequence GTGGCAACGATCAAAGATGTGGCGAAACACGCGAATGTATCGACCACCGTGGTATCCAAGACGCTAAACGGATATACCGACGTCAGTGAAGAGACCAGAAAAAAAGTGCTTAAGGCCGTGGAGGAATTGAATTATTCCCCGAATATGCTGGCCAAAAACTTGAAACAAAAAGTGACTAAATCCATTGCCCTCATTTTTTCGAATTTTGAGTACTCCAACGGCAAAGACGGCGTTTTGTTCAAGATGATGACAGGTATTTTTGAAGCGGCATCGCATTATAATTACGAGGTGCTTCTCTACACACGCAGCTTGTCCGAGCAGCAGGATAAGTCGTATTGGCAGTTCTGCAAAGAGCATAAAGTATCGGGAGCGGTTATTACGGGATTGAAAACAACGGACCCGTATTTTTTGGAAATCGTGGACAGCAATTTTCCTTGCGTCGTGATCGACGCGGACATTACGGGCATGAACACCGGCTCCATCATGACGGAAAACGTGGAAGCGGCCAAATGTGCGGTCCAGTATTTGATCGATCACGGACATCGCCATATTGGAATGGTGAACGGGCATAATTACGCGGTTGTCAGTAAGGAACGCCAGGAAGGTTACCGTCAAGCGCTTAAGGAGAACGGAATCGCATACGATCCGTCGCTTGTCGTCAACGCCGACTATACTGAAGAATCCGCTTATGAGCTTGCTGAAGGATACCTTAAGGCCCATCCGGAGCTGACGGCTATTTTCTTCGCGAGTGACCTGATGGCGATCGGATTCATGAGCCGCTGCCGCGAGCTGGACGTGTCGATTCCCGAAAAATTATCGATTATCGGGTTTGACGATATCGTTTTATCCAGTTATACAACCCCAAGGCTTACGACAATCCATCAGGATTTTCAGCAGATGGCCTTTTTGGCTTTTGAACAGGTGATCCGTATTCTTGAAAAAAAAGAAGCCGGGAGCCATCAAAAAATTTCTTTTCAAGTAGTTGACAGGGAATCTGTAGCGATGATATAA
- a CDS encoding ABC transporter substrate-binding protein: MMSKTRLAALGIAALLTVAPLAGCGSSKEEAKQPEPPKKEEPAATNKDEGNKSGTDSGAKKLTGDFEIQYFVGGYGDKWWKKVIADFQAANPDLKIKESGGPKINDQMKPRWVGGNPPDFVYIDGPNLNDRQMVEDGQLEDLTDWLKDAKNIDGDKITDILAQPPQQFDGKVYDIPLVLNSWGIFWDKAFFQEKGWEEPKDWQSFLAVSDKIKAAGVTPFIHTGKYPYYINGSVLYPAIVSANNNDISILQDMAASKVEAFQKPAVLTALKKIVELRDKGFIDKASIQINHTDSQMLFLQHKDAFIPNGLWLPNEMAKDVPGGFSFGFIPSVTQDAGGKVVANTSTANVAIAKNAKNKEAAKAFLEFVFSKAQASQWAELSGAPSNIKGDISASNAPSHVKDAAKYLTDSNTVVVPAITFNADVDKAMQDATDALTINKITPEQWVERVVEVAKKASAKK; this comes from the coding sequence ATGATGTCAAAAACAAGATTGGCCGCACTCGGCATCGCGGCTTTGCTGACCGTCGCTCCGCTTGCAGGCTGCGGCAGTTCCAAAGAAGAAGCGAAACAACCCGAGCCCCCAAAAAAAGAAGAACCGGCGGCAACGAACAAGGATGAAGGAAACAAATCGGGAACCGACAGCGGAGCCAAAAAACTGACGGGCGATTTCGAAATTCAATACTTCGTCGGCGGATACGGCGATAAATGGTGGAAGAAGGTCATCGCCGACTTCCAGGCTGCCAACCCGGATTTGAAAATTAAAGAAAGCGGCGGCCCGAAAATCAATGATCAAATGAAACCGCGCTGGGTCGGAGGCAATCCGCCTGATTTCGTCTACATCGACGGACCGAATCTGAACGACCGGCAAATGGTCGAAGACGGGCAGCTCGAAGATCTGACCGATTGGCTGAAGGATGCCAAAAATATCGACGGCGATAAAATTACCGATATTCTGGCTCAGCCCCCACAACAATTCGACGGCAAGGTTTATGATATTCCGCTCGTTCTGAACTCTTGGGGCATATTCTGGGATAAAGCCTTCTTCCAAGAAAAAGGCTGGGAAGAGCCGAAAGACTGGCAGTCCTTCCTGGCTGTGAGCGACAAAATTAAAGCAGCAGGCGTAACGCCATTTATCCACACAGGCAAATATCCTTATTACATCAATGGTTCTGTCCTCTATCCGGCAATCGTTTCCGCAAATAACAACGATATATCGATCCTTCAGGACATGGCGGCTTCCAAAGTCGAGGCTTTCCAAAAACCGGCTGTATTGACCGCCCTGAAGAAAATCGTGGAGCTGCGCGATAAAGGATTCATTGACAAAGCCTCCATTCAAATTAACCATACAGACTCTCAAATGCTTTTCCTGCAGCATAAGGATGCTTTCATTCCGAACGGCCTCTGGCTGCCAAACGAAATGGCCAAAGACGTTCCGGGCGGATTCTCCTTCGGCTTCATCCCTTCGGTTACGCAGGATGCCGGCGGAAAAGTCGTTGCGAACACATCCACAGCGAACGTAGCCATCGCGAAGAATGCAAAGAACAAAGAAGCCGCCAAAGCCTTCCTGGAGTTCGTCTTCTCCAAAGCTCAAGCTTCCCAGTGGGCAGAGCTTAGCGGCGCTCCTTCCAACATCAAAGGCGACATCAGCGCGTCCAATGCGCCTAGCCATGTTAAAGACGCCGCCAAATACCTGACGGATTCGAATACGGTCGTCGTGCCTGCCATTACGTTTAACGCCGACGTAGACAAGGCCATGCAGGATGCAACGGACGCTCTGACGATCAACAAAATCACCCCTGAACAATGGGTTGAACGCGTAGTAGAAGTAGCCAAAAAAGCTTCGGCAAAAAAATAA